The window TTGCCTATATAgtcataaactttaaaattattttgttttttcctaTGAACTTTAAATGTTGTATAGTCATGAATTTTACCGGATTGTGTAAATTTCCCATTCGACCCAGCCGATAGATTTCCGACACAAACTTACCCTACGTGGTGCGTCGGAGGCGTGACTTgacaaatgacaaattttgggtTCAATTCGAATTGTGGAACTAATGCTACTTTTATGCTGAATTCAATTTGTGAAATTCGATTTGTATGTTTATGTCGATTTGTATGCTAAATTCGATTTCTGGAATTCGATTtgtatgttttcatttgtCTAGCTTGTATGTTTGTTATAAGTCTGGGGTCAGAGATTGAAGAGATAGAAGAGAAACGATCGGAATTAGTGGAGTTGCCAAATAATGCCTCCGGCGCACCATGTAGGATAAATTTGTGTTGGAAATCTATCGGGTCGGGTCAGATGAGAAATTTACACAGTCTAGTAAAGTTAATGACTTTTCatgcaatatttaaagttcacggaaaaaatcaaactattttAAAGGTTCGTGACTTTACATGCAATTTGCCCAAATATTAAACATATTGTACGTACTTGAAAACttaatttatacaatattgaAGAGACTCGTGTAAAGGACTACTCCTATAATGTGAAAAATATCCCAATTAGGAGTATTTAACATAAGAGTGCTAAATTTCACAAGATTGCGTACAAGCTAAAAGGTTCGATGCCTAGAAGAAACAGTCGGTAGAAATTGAGTCCTAACTTTAATTTCCTCAAACAAGCCCTTATAGGGCATTTCCCCTAAGATAAAAACagtcattaatttttttgtggtGGTTAATAGGTATGGAGGTAAAACGGTTATTGGATAAGCTTtactcataattaaataataagtacTATATAAGGAAAGATACCTAGAAATTGGCTGGCTCCCTTAGGTGTATGCAATTCCATATTTTATGATCTTTCCTAGACACCTTAGGTGTATAATCCTTTTTATCGCTACCCCTTTCTTCATAAGGAAATGGGTAGGTTTTTAAGGTTCATTTGTTGTAATAACATTTCTTGTAACTTGAGGATTGGTTATACAACAATCTTGCCTACaaattttgtactactatataaattgCCTAACTCGTTAGACATCCACATACAAAATTACTACaaataatggaaaattttaaattctcaTACACCTTATTCTTGTTTTGCTCTCTAAcatttgaattatgtaattgTGGGGAGTTAAGGAAGAACTTTTATCGTACGAGTTGTCCACATGCCGAGCAAATCGTGCGAAACATAACTTGGAAAAATGCAGCAAGCAATGCTGCATTGCCTGCTAAGTTACTGCGGATGCATTTCCATGACTGCTTTGTTAGGGTGAGATTTTGTAGagattgaattaattaaatttatgattgattatataaggtttttctttattttttttatagggTTGTGATGGCTCGATTTTGATAGACTCGACTATGAATAACACAGCAGAGAAAGATGCGGTCCCAAATAGGTCGTTGGCGGGATTTGAAGTCATCGACGAGATCAAGACTCAGCTCGAGCAGACTTGCCCTGGTAAAGTATCGTGCGCAGATATTGTAGCCCTAGCGGCCCGAGATTCTGTTTCATTTCAAGTAAGTTAGCATTTACTAAATCAGTGCAATAAGTGATGGAatcagaatttttttaatgaattgatAATTAATGCAACCTCAGTTGGATATGTCGATGTGGGAAGTGCTAACTGGCAGACGTGACGGAACCGTGTCACGTGATTCGGAGGCTGTGGCAGAAATCCCTTCACCCTTCTCCAACTTCACTACCCTCAAGCAATCTTTTGCCAGTAAAAATCTCACGGTAAAAGATCTCGTTGTACTCTcaggtaaaattttattactatcattacTATGATTGATATTATTACCAATTTCATTGCACCTAATATATATTCcacttatttatttctattataaagGATGATGTAATTCTcttattaaatcataaaatttcaattttttactatGGTCCCATGATATCCGGTAATTTCATAAGGTTTGACACATAAACTTCAATTTTGCCATATCAATTCATGGGACATTTgcgaaaaattaaattgatttattgttgTATTTTCAAACTATAATAGGCGCACACACGATTGGCATGGGACACTGCAACTTGTTCAGCAATAGGCTGTACAATTTCACCGGAAAAGGGGACGCAGATCCGTCGTTGGACGCTGCTTACGCTGCTACTCTGCGATCGCAATGCCGGAGTTTATCAGATAACACGACGACGGTGGAAATGGATCCAGGAAGCTCGTTGGTGTTTGACAACCGTTATTTTTGGACGCTGTTACAAGGGCAGGGGCTTTTTCAGTCGGATGCCGCGCTTTTGACTAACAATATTGCAAACGGGATTGCGAATGAGATGTTGGTTTTCGGAAAATTCTTAACGGAGTTTAGCCAATCTATGAAGAGGATGGCTGCTCTAGGCGTTCTTACTGGGAATGCAGGAGAAATTAGGAAGAAATGCAGTGTTGTTAattgatttctatttttaagttactttgttgcttttgtttaaatatatactagttgcatattacattttctttctttgtaatttatttgtaatatttgtaGTAATCAATATGAGATATTGAGTAATTCGTGTATTGATGCATGCTTCATACAGTTAGCAAAGATTAATACAGTATTCATTAAGTGATGTTCGATAAGCTATCTCCTGGTTGTTAGACATTTACCACTATACCACTATACCACTATGCACAATTATTGATCATTCTTGATAAGCCATTTATTTAAGCTTgctacaaaaaaattaactaaattacTGGTATATGTATTCTTGATAAACCATTTATTTAGGTCTTCTAGAAGCCGTGATAATTTGTAAATGTTGAACCCTTGATTTGGAGGACAAAATGCAAGGTATTATATGTAGTATCATTAGTGAAGTACCTTGTGAAGGAAATTAGTTAAGAGATCCTCGTTGGAAAAATAAAGCGTAAAGATAATCAGTTCAAGGATAAAAGTAAAGGAGGTACTTTTattagagaaataagaaaatacttagagAAATAGTAATTGCAAGAGAGATATTTGAAAGTACAAACTTTGGTAACACATACACATACTTATGCAAAATGGCCAACACATCCCTGTACTACTCTACACATGTCACATCATACCAATACCACATTCACAATAAGAGTATCCGCAATGATGCTTAGGCCAGtcataggccagcaataggccagccattctctcccctgccacgtcagcaacactaaaaaatccacctgccacatcagatttaggccagccataaggccagccgcaataaaaataattcaaaatatactacatttacggaattaaaattatgattaaattatggaattaaatttacgacacatatacgggaaagataatccattccattaaaaaaaaaaaaaaaagtacaaagattttaaaagaaaagtacatgattttttttttttttttttttttttttttaaaaaaagggcttccacacacgagccccgccgctctctactcctcatcgccgtcgccgtcgtcgccgccgctgccgccgccgccacccgtggtatctgagcccacgtTGGAACCCGCTAGCCGTGCCCTCGCGATCTCCAAATCAacacgcatgctctcgagcatctcgtgaagaaacatcttctccgtggggtcggtggcgttcttccactcttggaagaccttgtacatccgATCCCGCGtatggttacgcgaatggagagtgtactcgagtgggggcgggtgggagggcggaggGAGGGTTTGGACCtcgcggggcgatagggggatCCGCCCCTCGCAGCCCGGGGCTGCGCCCGCTTTTTGTCCAACCGGGCGGGGGGCGACCGAGTAAATGAAGGAgggggatggaaactcctcagcatccggggggaggtcgtgggatccgccgctgctgccgctgtaGTCGCCGCTATAGTTCGGTccgcttcttcggccacccggCGTCGCACTCCcgccggaacttctcggagtccttcagcaacaagaagcactcccggaaggtgaactccttatacttcccctcCAAGGGGAACCGACTCGcggctatcctccgggcgtcgTCCTCATTCCTGCCCACTTCTCGAGccgacggagggcgttggcgtacaaattCGCAAAACGGCCCACCGCGGCCCTGGTGcgttcccaccccttccggacctcctcGTTGCTGAAGTCCTTCCCCGTGCGGACGAGTGCCTCCTATAGGCAGCTcgatcttcgcccacatgttgacgacccgctggttgttcgcaaccagcggatcgtcgcacacctccaaccaccccctggccaccccggcgtactcatcctccgtccacttcctccggccgGGGGTGTGGTCAACAGCGGGCTGCGatgactcgccgaccgccttggccttccccctcgtcttcttcttcggcgcggcccgcCTCGCCGGAACGGGAGTATCCGGATCctcgagatcgatccccatatcatgcaatgacgagaaggtcatcgccagtgaactgcgtctccaccggggtcgacgtgtgagacgaagccgcaAAAAATCAAGCGAGGGCCGATATACCGTGTCCCCTCCCGGTGAC is drawn from Salvia hispanica cultivar TCC Black 2014 chromosome 6, UniMelb_Shisp_WGS_1.0, whole genome shotgun sequence and contains these coding sequences:
- the LOC125194584 gene encoding peroxidase 3-like — encoded protein: MENFKFSYTLFLFCSLTFELCNCGELRKNFYRTSCPHAEQIVRNITWKNAASNAALPAKLLRMHFHDCFVRGCDGSILIDSTMNNTAEKDAVPNRSLAGFEVIDEIKTQLEQTCPGKVSCADIVALAARDSVSFQLDMSMWEVLTGRRDGTVSRDSEAVAEIPSPFSNFTTLKQSFASKNLTVKDLVVLSGAHTIGMGHCNLFSNRLYNFTGKGDADPSLDAAYAATLRSQCRSLSDNTTTVEMDPGSSLVFDNRYFWTLLQGQGLFQSDAALLTNNIANGIANEMLVFGKFLTEFSQSMKRMAALGVLTGNAGEIRKKCSVVN